CTAcaaccatgctagcagctctgtaaggctgtacttaggcacaggggtgctttaagctaaatgctagcatcagtACACCAACCAcatccaataataataaactatacatgcatgcatgtaccaAACTTTATATCGAGCCGCAAACATCGAGCTCACGTGGTGCCAGAGGAAAGATGAGGTGATCTttaaagtcagtaggattcatcctctggggactttgaatgtctgtacaaaatttcatggcaatccaggTCTGGTTTCTCCTAGAAGTCACACCTGGAAGTCAGACCTAAGTTCAAATCTAGTCATTATTCATGATAGATCCTACAAACATACAGCAAAcaatcacacgcacacacacacacccaaacacactgAGGCTCGGGCCCAAGATGGGCACAAACAGCATGTCCGGCCAAATATAGCAAGCATTCTCACCGTCCAACTCATGTTACGCGATCCCCACCCCAGTCGTTTCCACGTGTCAACTTTCTGGCACAACACCACCACATCACACTGTAAAGGACAGTCTCAGCCGTCaaagtgtgtgagagcagaAATAGACTGTTGCTTGTAGGGCCTTTGTTtgcttgctgttgtttttggttCACACTGAAGGAGCTCGGTTCAGTCTCACTTTAGCTTTTGCAGCATTTGGATGCGGTGTGTTTCACTGCTCTATAATTGTGATATGCTTTTTGAGGAAATGTGCGCACTAGACTGTGTGGATGAGAAGTAGTTTGTAGTTTAAGTGTGAGCACCTGAAGAAAGTCAGGGGGCAACTTTCTTAGAGCTCCTACCACAGAGCCACACTGGAGTAGCCTGAGGTATTTAAAGCCCACAGATCACATggtcagaaagagagagaggtgggaacAGCAGCCTCCCAGGGTTGCTTTTGCTTGGATTTGATGTCATTGAGTGCGTACTCCTGACCTGACAGCGGGAAGGAGAAGGAACAGAGACCCGAGGGAAGGGCCCACCGCCCCGGCTAATGGAGGACCGACATGAACTGAAAGACAAACAACCAAACTGCGACTGAATCCGTGacagaaggctgcagctgttacCTTTCGTCTCAGCTGGGAGAAGCGCTGCGTGGGGAAGCAGGAGTCACCGAAGGCCGAGGGAGCCTGTTGTTGTGTTCCTCTGTGCTGATTAGCTGGCGATCAGAGCGGGGCGATGTGGGCCCTGGTGACAGAGCTGCTCTTCAGCTTCGTGCTGCTGGCTTTCCTGGTCATCAGCTGTCAGAACGTCCTCCACATAGCCAGCGGCTCTGTGCGGTCCGTGCTCACCTACATACACGCTCAGCTGGACCGCGAGCTCGGCGAGGTCGAGGGAGTGGCCGACGAAGAGGAGAACGTCACCACCAGAGTGGTCCGCCGCAGAGTCATCCTCAAGGTacaaagagagggacagagggcTGACTTTTTGGAGATAGGATTTACAGGCTGGAAAACGACAGTGAcggaagagagagggagaaaatgctgtttggtGAAAGTGTGTTTGACCAAAAGCTGGAGTGAGGCAGGATAGGTTTGTGGTGGTTTGAGGGTGAATGATTTGACATGAGGGGCAGTGAGGATTAACTCAGGACACTGTGCACATGAGGAAATGTGTATGACAGTGACAAAACCTGGATCAAaccaatacaatacaataataatagcTCATCCTCcagttgtttgatttttttaaatcaccGTCAAATTGCTGTGCCAATGTGGCTAAATTTATCTCCTGCTGTTACGGATGTAAATAGATTGTCTTGGCCTCAACAAGTTTGGACTCTAGTTCTATTAAAAAGCCTCCTGGACTCATTTTCCTCCCTACTGTACCTCAGACCTCGTCAACGCCAACACAAATATTGACATGTTTAATTCAGGTCTACACCGTCTCTGCTGGCCCTTCTTCTTGCTTCTCCGACTGCAGAAATTTCTTGCTTATAAATAGCTGTGCAGACATGCTGCAAATTATTAGGGGCTGTAACAGCATTGTCACGAACTTCATGAACTGTAATTATAAGTGTCACTAAGAAACATTAGTGAAGTCCATGGATTCTAGCTGTTGGATTTACTTGCTTCCACAAACGACCTCTAACCCTTCACCCATCTGTCGTtcatctgcttctctgtgtttccaATTAGTGGAGAGGTTTATGGCATGCAAATAATTAcactgcagtgacagctgtttcAGCATGCCAGATCCACAATTTACTGGGTGCTAATTTCATTTCCATCATTCAGAGTTTACTTAGCTTTTTATGCTTTGAGGGGTCGCATCATGGTAGCAGGTACGCTACAAGTCCAGCACCTTCAAGAAGAAGGAAGCGCAGCTTATGGTTTCTTTAAAACGTGTTATTTAAGGGTATAAATGCTTTTCTGTCCGCAGGGCGATGAGGTTGAAGATCTTCCAGGGGAGCAAGTAAGCGAGGAACAGTTCACGGATGAACATGGAAACATTGTCACAAAAAAGGTCAGCCAtctcagcagtttttttttatccttaaACTAGTGTTTCTTTCCCCCATGTCAGTGTCACAATACTCACTCAGCACCTCCCCACACAATGATTATTAACTAATAATCATTGCAAAATCAAGCTCATCAGCGTTCATCACATACGACATTACACTATGGATAAACTGTATGTGCACCAAAAATTATTcgatttcctttttttataaACTTTCTCCATaactatttctttatttcaccaaCTGTCTTTTCACTGCCTCATTCCcactctctgcctccatccatcACTCTCTCCCACCCTCCTGTGTGCGTTTGTGATAGATTGTGCGTAAGGTTGTGCGCAGAGGGAAGGGTTCAGGTGAGGAGGGGGCTCAGGATGTGAGCCTGGAGGGTTCTCTGCAGGACGCCAACGAGCTGGAGGTTGATGCTGAGCAGTTCATGAGCTACGCCATCCTGGGCCGGGACAGCAGCAAGGTGGGCTTCTGATCTGCAGACAGCTCTCTGTTGGCCTGTGAGGCCTTGCAACACCTGAGGCTCCCGTTATTAGCTAAGATGTGCAGGGAGCACTTAACACCCAAACGGACTGAATCAGATCAGATGATACAGCTGAACGCCACCTGTGTAGCAGCTAGTTTATAGTGAACAGGGGACTCTGTGCAGCGGTGAGCTTCAAAGTCTCATCTCATCGTGGTTTGCCAGGCATATTCCGACAGTCCCTGAGTAGCTTAGCCTGCATGAGCTTCAGTATTACAGGCTGAGAACACAGTGTGTTCCCATGATCTTAAAAGCAAAAGccctgttttattgtgtcagTGCAAAATCGCTAGTGAAGATTGAGTGCCAAGTTTGGATGGTTAATTGTTTGATTGCTGACCTTTGGGTACATTAATCTCCACCCAGACATTATTGCCACATGTTCATCTTAAGCATGCAAGAAGAACAAATGAGTCCACTTTGCACTGGTTGCTTTGGGTTCATCATTTTAGGCCTCACAAAGCCGCACCTACATGccacatgtttgtttcttgcaCATTAATGACTGAATGAAGTGATTGTGGCTCCTTGCGGTGGCTACATTTTACATTCTGTCCCCTCCGCCTGTGTCATTTTTGCCTTCATTAAAGTTTATAGTCCTTCAACTTTGACTGTGTGCTGTATCACTCGAACCTGTAAGGCTCTCTGAATCTGAGCTGGTCATATATTATTTACAATCTTTTTAAGTTTTTTGCTTTACCTGCAGGATTGGGGTTTTACTCATCAAGATAATTCAGAAGATTCTTGCACTTTGTTTATTGTCTTATGTGATCGAATCTCATCCATCAAGAAatcatttcagaaatgtgt
The DNA window shown above is from Chelmon rostratus isolate fCheRos1 chromosome 5, fCheRos1.pri, whole genome shotgun sequence and carries:
- the LOC121606247 gene encoding ankyrin-1-like isoform X2, whose translation is MWALVTELLFSFVLLAFLVISCQNVLHIASGSVRSVLTYIHAQLDRELGEVEGVADEEENVTTRVVRRRVILKGDEVEDLPGEQVSEEQFTDEHGNIVTKKIVRKVVRRGKGSGEEGAQDVSLEGSLQDANELEVDAEQFMSYAILGRDSSKPDTVDVKKGAQIVKCASLRRVKQ